Proteins encoded by one window of Streptococcus suis S735:
- a CDS encoding CBS domain-containing protein, with the protein MSVKDFMTRKVVYISPDTTVAHAADIMREQDLHRLPVIENDKLVGLVTEGTIAEASPSKATSLSIYEMNYLLNKTKVKDVMIKNVITVSGYASLEDAAYLMYKNKVGILPVVDNGQLYGVITDRDIFAAFLHVSGYGEEGVRARFLVENKAGELEKIIRLVADKDYNIVSTVQLATKSGKVVIEVQIDGKVDVEEVRTLFEGAGIQVDSLVPTVAKNI; encoded by the coding sequence ATGTCTGTTAAAGATTTTATGACCCGTAAAGTTGTTTATATTTCACCAGATACAACCGTTGCACACGCTGCAGATATTATGCGTGAACAGGATTTGCACCGTCTACCTGTTATTGAAAATGATAAGTTGGTTGGTTTGGTCACTGAGGGAACGATCGCAGAAGCTAGTCCATCGAAGGCAACTAGCCTATCTATTTACGAGATGAACTACCTTTTGAATAAGACTAAGGTCAAGGATGTGATGATTAAGAATGTTATCACAGTCTCAGGTTATGCTAGTCTTGAAGATGCTGCTTATCTCATGTATAAAAACAAAGTGGGGATTCTTCCAGTTGTTGACAACGGTCAACTATATGGGGTCATTACTGATCGTGATATTTTTGCAGCTTTTCTTCATGTCTCAGGTTATGGAGAAGAAGGAGTACGCGCTCGGTTCCTTGTTGAAAATAAGGCAGGGGAGTTAGAAAAAATTATTCGATTGGTGGCAGATAAGGATTATAATATTGTATCTACTGTGCAACTTGCTACCAAGTCCGGAAAAGTTGTCATCGAAGTGCAGATTGACGGAAAAGTTGATGTTGAAGAAGTTCGAACTCTTTTCGAAGGTGCAGGTATCCAAGTGGATAGCTTGGTTCCGACTGTTGCTAAAAATATTTAA
- the yabA gene encoding DNA replication initiation control protein YabA, which yields MDKKEIFDALDDFSQNLLTTLAEVDAIKKHLQGVIDENTTLRLENSKLRERLEKEDKTGHKSSNFGKENLENIYEDGFHICTFSYGQRRDNDEPCMFCVELLNRD from the coding sequence ATGGATAAAAAAGAAATTTTTGATGCCCTAGATGATTTTTCGCAGAATCTTCTAACCACGTTGGCAGAAGTGGATGCTATCAAAAAGCATTTACAGGGAGTTATTGATGAAAATACGACCCTCCGCTTGGAAAATTCCAAGTTGCGCGAACGTTTGGAAAAAGAAGATAAGACAGGCCATAAATCTTCCAACTTTGGTAAGGAGAATTTGGAGAATATTTACGAAGATGGTTTCCATATTTGTACCTTCTCTTATGGTCAACGTAGGGATAATGATGAACCTTGTATGTTCTGTGTAGAATTATTGAATCGAGATTAG
- the serC gene encoding 3-phosphoserine/phosphohydroxythreonine transaminase, whose protein sequence is MTIYNFSAGPAVLPKPVLERAQAEFLDYNGSGMSVLEMSHRSKDFDDIIKGAEATLRELMAIPDNYKVIFLQGGASLEFTMIPLNFAQGKKAYYLVGGSWGKKAYTEAVKLSKTIAFEPILLGSTEDITYAELPTFDKNDIDPTAAYVHLTTNNTIEGTAVYDIPDTNGVPVIADMSSNILAARYNVEDFAMIYAGAQKNIGPAGVTVVIVREDFLNDQPMLSSMLDYRIQAENDSLYNTPPAYSIYISKLVFEWVKEIGGVDEMEKINREKSGLLYDYIDQSNFYTNPVRKKEERSVANIPFVSPSEELDAKFVKEATAAGFKNIKGHRSVGGMRASLYNAFPRQGVVELIEFMKKFAVENA, encoded by the coding sequence ATGACAATCTACAACTTCTCTGCAGGTCCTGCAGTATTGCCAAAACCAGTACTTGAACGCGCCCAAGCTGAATTCTTGGACTACAATGGTTCGGGAATGAGCGTTTTGGAGATGTCGCATCGCTCCAAGGACTTCGATGATATTATTAAAGGTGCTGAGGCAACGCTTCGTGAATTGATGGCCATTCCAGATAATTACAAGGTTATTTTCTTGCAAGGTGGAGCTTCTTTGGAATTCACAATGATTCCCCTTAACTTCGCTCAAGGCAAGAAAGCCTACTATCTTGTAGGTGGCTCATGGGGTAAAAAAGCCTATACTGAGGCTGTGAAGCTGTCTAAAACAATTGCCTTTGAACCAATTTTGCTTGGATCAACGGAAGATATTACCTATGCAGAATTGCCAACCTTCGATAAAAATGATATTGATCCAACTGCTGCTTACGTGCATTTGACAACAAATAACACTATTGAAGGAACAGCAGTTTATGATATTCCTGACACCAATGGTGTGCCAGTCATTGCTGATATGTCTTCAAACATCTTAGCGGCTCGCTATAATGTTGAAGATTTTGCCATGATTTATGCTGGTGCTCAGAAAAATATTGGTCCTGCTGGTGTGACGGTGGTGATTGTTCGTGAGGACTTCCTCAATGATCAACCAATGCTTTCAAGCATGTTGGACTACCGTATTCAAGCAGAAAATGACTCTCTTTATAATACGCCACCAGCTTATTCTATCTATATTTCTAAACTCGTCTTTGAATGGGTAAAAGAAATTGGTGGTGTTGATGAGATGGAGAAAATCAACCGTGAAAAATCTGGGTTGCTTTATGACTATATCGACCAGTCTAATTTCTATACAAACCCTGTTCGTAAAAAAGAAGAGCGTTCAGTAGCGAACATTCCTTTTGTCTCACCAAGTGAAGAATTAGATGCTAAATTTGTCAAAGAAGCAACAGCAGCTGGTTTTAAAAACATCAAAGGTCACCGTTCAGTAGGTGGGATGCGGGCGTCGCTCTATAATGCTTTCCCACGTCAAGGTGTGGTTGAATTGATTGAATTCATGAAAAAATTTGCAGTGGAGAATGCTTAA
- a CDS encoding DNA polymerase III subunit delta' codes for MKIEELRNLQPYVFQRFVTILEQRRLAHAYLFSGDFASFDIAIFLSQSLFCQEKEGVLPCQKCRSCRLIEANEFSDLTVIAPQGNVIKTDTIRELVKNFSQSGFESNKQVFIIRDAEKMHANAANSLLKVIEEPQSAIHIFLLTNQEEAVLPTIKSRTQIIGFPKNIPAMERMLEEEGLLKTQANLLAQLVSSQEEAKKLAENKNFLDLMGQAKKFTDLLLVEPTRAYLQVGILVSLAVEKAEQGRLFDLLSLILSEKMMESANVREKMDAVLKAKKMWQANVSLQNSLEYITL; via the coding sequence ATGAAGATTGAAGAACTTAGAAACTTACAACCCTATGTATTTCAACGTTTTGTGACAATTTTAGAGCAGAGACGTTTGGCACATGCCTATTTATTTTCAGGTGACTTTGCTAGTTTTGATATAGCAATTTTTCTCAGTCAATCGTTATTTTGTCAGGAGAAAGAAGGCGTCCTTCCTTGTCAGAAGTGTCGGTCTTGTCGTCTAATTGAAGCAAATGAGTTTTCAGATCTTACTGTTATTGCACCGCAGGGAAATGTTATCAAAACAGATACGATACGTGAATTAGTTAAGAATTTTTCACAATCTGGATTTGAATCCAATAAGCAGGTTTTCATTATTCGTGATGCTGAGAAAATGCATGCTAACGCAGCCAACTCTTTGCTAAAAGTGATTGAAGAACCTCAGTCAGCCATTCACATCTTCTTATTGACCAATCAGGAAGAAGCTGTCCTTCCTACTATCAAGAGTCGGACACAGATTATAGGTTTTCCTAAAAATATTCCAGCTATGGAGCGAATGTTAGAAGAGGAGGGCTTGTTAAAAACACAAGCGAATCTCTTAGCTCAACTGGTTTCAAGTCAAGAAGAAGCGAAAAAGTTAGCAGAAAATAAAAACTTTTTAGATTTGATGGGACAGGCAAAGAAATTTACAGACTTGCTCTTGGTGGAGCCTACACGTGCTTATTTGCAAGTTGGAATCCTAGTGTCTTTAGCTGTGGAAAAAGCTGAGCAGGGACGTTTGTTTGACCTTCTGAGTCTGATATTATCTGAGAAAATGATGGAATCGGCAAACGTACGTGAAAAAATGGATGCTGTTCTTAAGGCTAAGAAGATGTGGCAGGCAAACGTAAGTCTACAAAATAGTCTAGAGTATATAACTCTGTAA
- the rsmI gene encoding 16S rRNA (cytidine(1402)-2'-O)-methyltransferase, translated as MKVQKSFKGQTSFGTLYLVPTPIGNLQDMTFRAVQILKEVDIIAAEDTRNTGLLLKHFEVETKQISFHEHNAHEKIPVLIDWLKSGQSIAQVSDAGLPSISDPGHDLVGAAIAEDIPVVALPGASAGITALIASGLAPQPHIFYGFLPRKSGQQKEFFQEKKTYPETQIFYESPYRVADTLENMLTVYGDRQVTVVRELTKLYEEYQRGSISELLEYLEENPLKGECLIIVEGAGEEVYPSADEVDLKAEVEREIASGIKPNQAIKEVAKRYQLKKQEVYDIYHGLG; from the coding sequence ATGAAAGTACAAAAATCATTTAAGGGACAGACGAGTTTTGGGACTTTATATCTGGTGCCAACGCCTATTGGAAACTTACAGGATATGACATTTCGAGCTGTTCAGATTTTGAAAGAAGTGGATATAATTGCAGCGGAAGATACGAGAAATACAGGCCTCCTACTCAAACATTTTGAAGTAGAAACCAAGCAAATATCCTTTCATGAACACAATGCCCATGAAAAAATTCCAGTTTTGATTGATTGGCTCAAATCTGGTCAGTCCATTGCGCAAGTTTCTGATGCAGGCCTGCCTTCCATTTCGGATCCTGGTCATGACCTGGTAGGGGCAGCGATTGCGGAGGATATTCCTGTTGTAGCACTTCCAGGAGCATCGGCGGGAATTACAGCCTTGATTGCATCTGGTTTGGCACCCCAGCCACATATTTTTTATGGATTTTTACCGAGAAAATCGGGGCAGCAAAAAGAATTTTTTCAAGAAAAAAAGACCTATCCTGAGACGCAAATTTTCTATGAATCTCCATATCGTGTGGCAGATACCTTAGAAAATATGTTGACAGTTTATGGTGATCGTCAGGTAACGGTTGTTCGAGAATTGACCAAGTTATACGAAGAATACCAGAGAGGGAGCATTTCCGAATTACTAGAGTATTTGGAAGAAAATCCACTTAAGGGAGAATGCTTGATTATTGTCGAGGGTGCTGGTGAAGAAGTCTATCCTTCTGCTGATGAAGTGGACTTGAAGGCTGAGGTAGAAAGGGAAATTGCAAGTGGCATAAAACCTAATCAGGCTATCAAAGAAGTGGCCAAACGCTACCAACTCAAAAAACAAGAAGTATACGATATATATCATGGACTAGGTTAA
- the tmk gene encoding dTMP kinase, whose translation MRNGFFITFEGPDGAGKTTVLQQLLPALQELGPEVVTTREPGGVAIAEEIRNIILNPANTAMDDKTELLLFIAARRQHLKEKILPPLAQGKLLLIDRFIDSSIAYQGFGRGLDIGDIHWLNQFATDGLKPDLTLYFDIDTEEGLARIARNADRDVDRLDMEKADMHRRVRQGYLSILEQEPERFVKIDASQPLEAVVANALAVIKKRFAERT comes from the coding sequence ATGAGAAACGGTTTTTTTATTACATTTGAAGGTCCGGATGGGGCAGGGAAAACAACGGTATTGCAACAGTTATTGCCAGCCTTGCAGGAATTGGGGCCAGAAGTAGTCACAACTAGAGAGCCAGGTGGGGTGGCTATTGCAGAAGAAATTCGTAATATTATTCTGAATCCTGCAAATACAGCGATGGATGATAAGACGGAGCTGTTATTGTTTATTGCAGCACGACGTCAGCATTTGAAAGAGAAGATTCTTCCACCCTTGGCACAGGGGAAGTTGCTCTTGATTGATCGTTTTATCGATTCCTCTATTGCCTATCAAGGATTTGGACGGGGGTTGGATATAGGTGACATTCATTGGCTCAACCAGTTTGCAACAGATGGTTTAAAGCCAGATTTAACTCTCTATTTTGATATTGATACAGAAGAGGGGCTGGCTCGAATTGCCCGCAATGCTGACCGTGATGTGGATCGCTTGGATATGGAAAAAGCAGATATGCATAGACGGGTGCGTCAAGGCTATCTTAGTATTTTAGAGCAGGAACCAGAGCGGTTTGTAAAGATTGATGCCAGCCAGCCACTAGAGGCTGTTGTTGCAAATGCTCTGGCGGTCATTAAGAAACGGTTTGCAGAAAGAACATGA
- a CDS encoding GNAT family acetyltransferase, with product MEIRLAHPNEMEAIVNILEDARAFLATSGINQWQGEYPNKENIFDDILSGRGYVGLVDGKVAAYAAVHRGQEAEYEAIYEGKWQHNHPVYTTFHRIAAADEFRGQGIIQTFLQGLIEGQKGPDFRCDTHEQNKTIQHILKKLGYVYCGKVPIDGERLAYQKIKQKSERSLYQEISEDDRWLLGNN from the coding sequence ATGGAAATTAGATTAGCACATCCAAATGAGATGGAGGCTATTGTCAATATTCTTGAAGATGCTCGTGCATTTCTAGCAACCTCCGGTATCAATCAATGGCAGGGAGAGTATCCTAATAAAGAGAATATTTTTGATGACATTCTTTCTGGCAGAGGTTACGTTGGTCTAGTTGACGGTAAGGTGGCAGCTTATGCCGCCGTTCATCGTGGTCAAGAAGCAGAATATGAGGCCATATATGAAGGAAAATGGCAGCACAATCATCCTGTATATACAACATTTCATAGAATTGCAGCAGCTGACGAATTTCGTGGTCAAGGAATCATACAAACTTTTTTGCAAGGTTTAATTGAAGGTCAAAAAGGACCGGATTTCCGCTGTGATACCCACGAGCAGAATAAGACAATACAGCACATTCTAAAAAAATTGGGCTATGTCTATTGTGGTAAAGTCCCAATAGATGGAGAACGTCTAGCCTATCAAAAAATCAAGCAAAAGAGCGAGCGGAGTCTTTACCAGGAAATCAGTGAAGACGACCGTTGGTTACTCGGAAATAATTAA
- a CDS encoding DNA internalization-related competence protein ComEC/Rec2 has product MSRLSKLPCQPVHLAVLAVAAYFAVHSFSLLTMCLLSLVLAVFGVRQGKTVFLKTLPLLTLCGLFFGCQKVQWERAAQSAPEQVTTVQVIPDTIDINGDSLSFRGRADGQNYQVFYKLTSQEEQTYFQNLADLVQLEVEAEVSLPAGQRNFKGFDYQAYLKTQGIYRTVKLTAIKKIVPVQSWNVFDWLSTWRRQALVYVKTNFPAPMSHYMTGLLFGELDSDFDQMSDLYSSLGIIHLFALSGMQVGFFIDKFRWILLRLGLTKETVDKLQIPFSLVYAGLTGFSVSVVRSLVQKILGNLGLRKLDNFAVTVFICLLILPRFLLTAGGVLTFTYAFLLTVFDFEDLGQVKKAAVESLSISLGILPVLMTYFYAFQPLSILLTFVFSFVFDVLLLPGLSVIFLLSPVVKMTWVNGFFVFMEKIIVWVADLGLRPWILGKPSELVLLLLLVSLFLLYDFHRRKKWLLGLSLVLALLFFITKHPLENEVTVLDIGQGDSIFLRDMRGRTVLIDVGGRVDFAAKEAWQERSRQANAERTLIPYLHSRGVDRIDSLVLTHTDTDHVGDVLEVAKQVQIGRIVVSPGSLTVPDFVATLKKINVPVHVVKVGDRLPIFDSYLEVLYPDGTGDGGNNDSIVLYGRLLETNFLFTGDLEQGELDLIETYPNLPVDVLKAGHHGSKGSSYPEFLDHIGAKIALVSAGENNRYKHPHQETLERFDSRNIQVYRTDQQGAIRFRGWKEWKIETVRR; this is encoded by the coding sequence ATGTCACGGTTGAGTAAGCTCCCCTGCCAGCCCGTTCACCTGGCAGTCTTGGCGGTGGCAGCTTACTTTGCAGTCCACTCTTTTTCCCTCTTGACAATGTGCCTGCTCAGCTTGGTGTTAGCTGTCTTTGGTGTTCGGCAAGGTAAGACAGTTTTCCTCAAAACGCTGCCGCTTCTAACCCTGTGTGGTCTCTTTTTCGGATGCCAAAAGGTCCAATGGGAGCGGGCAGCTCAGTCAGCCCCAGAGCAAGTGACGACTGTGCAGGTCATTCCAGATACCATAGACATCAATGGCGACAGCTTGTCTTTTCGTGGTCGGGCTGATGGACAAAACTATCAGGTTTTCTACAAATTAACCAGTCAGGAGGAGCAGACCTATTTTCAAAATCTGGCAGACCTGGTCCAGCTAGAAGTGGAAGCAGAGGTCAGCCTGCCAGCTGGTCAGCGGAATTTCAAGGGCTTTGACTATCAGGCCTATCTGAAAACACAGGGCATCTATCGGACTGTCAAGCTAACGGCGATTAAGAAGATTGTCCCTGTCCAGTCTTGGAATGTTTTTGACTGGCTGTCAACTTGGCGGAGGCAGGCCTTGGTCTATGTCAAAACCAATTTTCCGGCTCCCATGAGTCACTACATGACAGGGCTTTTGTTTGGGGAGCTGGATAGTGATTTTGACCAGATGAGTGACCTCTATTCCAGTCTAGGAATCATTCATCTCTTTGCCCTGTCTGGTATGCAGGTGGGCTTTTTCATCGACAAGTTTCGTTGGATTTTGTTGCGTCTGGGCTTGACCAAGGAAACAGTGGATAAGTTACAAATTCCCTTTTCCCTTGTCTATGCTGGTTTGACAGGCTTTTCTGTGTCGGTGGTGCGGTCCTTGGTCCAAAAAATTCTGGGTAATCTAGGCTTGCGGAAGTTGGATAATTTTGCGGTGACGGTCTTTATCTGTCTGTTGATACTGCCCCGATTTTTACTGACAGCAGGAGGAGTGCTGACTTTTACTTATGCTTTCTTGCTGACGGTCTTTGATTTTGAGGATTTGGGGCAGGTCAAAAAGGCTGCGGTGGAGAGCCTCAGTATTTCACTGGGAATTTTGCCGGTGCTTATGACCTATTTCTATGCCTTTCAGCCTCTATCTATCCTCTTGACCTTTGTCTTTTCCTTTGTCTTTGATGTCCTACTCTTGCCAGGTTTGTCAGTCATTTTTCTCCTGTCGCCAGTTGTCAAGATGACTTGGGTCAACGGATTTTTCGTCTTTATGGAGAAAATCATTGTCTGGGTGGCTGATTTGGGATTGCGGCCTTGGATACTGGGCAAGCCGTCTGAGCTGGTCCTCTTGCTTTTGCTGGTCAGCCTCTTCTTGCTCTACGATTTCCACAGGAGAAAGAAATGGCTTCTAGGACTGAGCTTGGTCCTCGCTCTGCTATTTTTCATCACCAAACACCCGCTGGAAAATGAGGTGACGGTGCTGGACATCGGGCAGGGGGACAGCATCTTTTTGCGGGATATGCGGGGGCGGACGGTTCTGATTGATGTAGGCGGACGAGTCGATTTCGCGGCCAAGGAAGCGTGGCAGGAGCGGTCTCGGCAGGCAAATGCAGAGCGGACTTTGATTCCCTATCTGCATAGTCGGGGTGTGGATAGGATTGATAGTTTAGTCCTGACCCACACCGACACAGACCATGTGGGGGATGTGCTGGAAGTGGCGAAGCAGGTCCAGATTGGTCGGATTGTCGTGTCGCCGGGAAGTCTGACGGTGCCTGACTTTGTAGCGACCTTGAAAAAAATCAATGTTCCTGTCCATGTGGTAAAAGTGGGCGACCGCCTACCAATTTTTGACTCCTATCTGGAGGTCCTCTATCCAGACGGGACAGGCGACGGTGGCAATAATGACTCCATTGTCCTTTACGGTCGCTTGTTGGAAACTAACTTTCTCTTTACAGGAGACCTGGAGCAAGGGGAGTTGGACTTGATAGAAACCTATCCCAACCTGCCTGTCGATGTCCTCAAAGCCGGTCACCATGGCTCCAAAGGCTCTTCTTATCCTGAATTTTTAGACCATATCGGTGCCAAGATTGCCTTGGTATCTGCTGGAGAAAACAACCGCTACAAGCATCCTCACCAAGAAACCTTGGAACGATTTGACAGCCGGAATATCCAAGTCTATCGCACAGACCAGCAAGGAGCCATTCGCTTCCGAGGTTGGAAGGAGTGGAAGATTGAGACGGTGAGGAGGTAA
- a CDS encoding toxic anion resistance protein, whose translation MSGFNFDIDQIANNSLSTKDKTTELIQATPTGDNSKVSFLAQLTPEQQTGIRAKAPQLVDNFLANQNVLLDFGKEAVEEVNATVNHILSEQKKIEIPQVDELLANTNRELNGFVAKYKDISTTAELEKKPGFFQRLFKQTKNDLQEFYFDSQTIEKKMDSMAASVVKQEEVLARNIVSAELLIENNTKSIENLVGVIAFIEATGQEAAQRAKAEQERLAGLQPTTVDYQVASEKLARVTEVANILEQQHSEYMSRLYVAWTTTPQMRNLVKVSSDMKQRLGMLRRNTIPTMKLSIAQLGILQQSIKSSQTADAIVNANNAALQMLADTSKEAIPMMERTAQNPTLSVASVTKLAESLVAQNNGIIAAIDEGRQKRRELEAAIVRSAETINDSVKLRDQKIIAALLEQGKEAQSEAEQPLETNQ comes from the coding sequence ATGTCAGGATTTAATTTCGATATTGATCAGATTGCTAATAATAGTTTATCAACCAAAGATAAGACAACAGAGCTTATTCAAGCGACTCCGACTGGAGATAATTCAAAAGTGTCTTTCTTGGCACAGTTGACACCGGAACAACAAACAGGTATTCGTGCCAAGGCTCCCCAATTGGTGGATAATTTCTTAGCTAATCAAAATGTCCTCTTGGATTTTGGTAAGGAAGCGGTAGAAGAAGTCAATGCCACGGTCAATCACATTTTGTCAGAACAGAAGAAGATTGAAATTCCACAGGTCGATGAGCTTTTGGCCAATACCAACCGTGAATTGAATGGTTTTGTGGCTAAGTATAAGGACATTTCCACAACTGCTGAATTAGAAAAGAAACCTGGTTTCTTCCAACGCCTGTTCAAGCAGACCAAAAATGATTTGCAGGAATTTTATTTCGATTCGCAGACCATTGAAAAGAAAATGGATAGCATGGCAGCCAGTGTGGTCAAGCAGGAAGAGGTGTTGGCGCGCAATATTGTTTCTGCAGAGCTTTTGATTGAAAATAATACCAAGTCTATCGAGAATTTGGTGGGGGTCATCGCCTTTATTGAAGCGACTGGTCAAGAGGCTGCCCAGCGAGCAAAAGCAGAGCAAGAACGCTTGGCAGGTCTGCAACCAACTACGGTAGATTATCAAGTAGCTTCTGAGAAGTTGGCACGTGTAACAGAGGTTGCTAATATCCTCGAACAACAACATTCTGAGTATATGAGTCGCTTGTATGTCGCGTGGACAACGACACCGCAGATGCGTAATCTGGTCAAGGTTTCTTCGGATATGAAACAGCGCCTTGGGATGTTACGTCGCAATACTATTCCAACAATGAAATTGTCCATTGCACAGTTGGGCATCTTACAACAATCTATCAAGTCTAGCCAGACGGCAGATGCGATTGTCAATGCTAATAATGCTGCCCTTCAAATGCTTGCGGATACATCAAAAGAAGCCATCCCGATGATGGAACGCACAGCTCAGAATCCGACCCTTTCAGTAGCATCTGTTACCAAATTGGCAGAAAGTTTGGTTGCCCAAAATAATGGCATTATTGCAGCTATAGATGAAGGGCGTCAGAAACGTCGTGAGTTGGAGGCAGCTATTGTACGGTCAGCAGAGACTATCAACGATTCTGTTAAGCTACGCGATCAAAAAATCATTGCTGCTTTGCTGGAGCAAGGCAAAGAAGCACAGTCTGAGGCAGAGCAACCACTTGAAACCAATCAATAA
- a CDS encoding YitT family protein, protein MVRLKNILLILLGAGLFAFGLNYLIMPNRLFEGGATGLTLIIYYLFHIQPWIMNIVINIPLFILGWKILGKKTLYLSILGTFSVTFWLAIFEKIHFSINLQQDLILVSILGGILMGLGLGTIFRAGGTTGGSDIIARIGHKFLPYSIGQIILAVDILILTLIVIVFKDLRTVLYTLMMVAIASKVIDFVTEGGYGSKGVMIVSQKSDQLAQAIDCEIERGVTFIKAQGFYSKADVNMIYSVIYKSQLQEMKELIHRIDPHAFITITDAHEVLGEGFTLDRDKKPIERH, encoded by the coding sequence ATGGTTCGTTTGAAAAATATTTTACTTATTTTGCTTGGTGCAGGGCTATTTGCCTTTGGGCTAAATTATTTAATCATGCCCAATCGTCTATTCGAGGGTGGCGCAACTGGATTGACGCTGATTATTTACTACCTTTTTCATATTCAACCTTGGATAATGAACATTGTGATTAATATTCCATTGTTCATCCTCGGGTGGAAAATACTCGGAAAGAAGACTCTCTATCTCAGTATCTTAGGAACCTTTAGCGTTACCTTTTGGTTGGCCATTTTTGAAAAAATCCATTTTTCAATCAATCTACAACAAGATTTGATACTCGTTAGTATCCTGGGTGGGATTCTTATGGGACTAGGATTAGGAACCATCTTCCGTGCTGGCGGAACGACTGGGGGAAGCGATATTATTGCTCGTATAGGTCATAAATTCCTACCTTACTCCATTGGACAAATCATTCTTGCAGTTGACATCCTCATCCTAACTCTGATTGTTATTGTTTTTAAAGACCTCCGAACAGTTCTCTATACTTTAATGATGGTTGCTATTGCTTCCAAGGTTATTGATTTTGTCACGGAGGGCGGATATGGTAGCAAGGGTGTTATGATTGTTTCTCAAAAATCTGACCAATTGGCTCAGGCTATTGATTGTGAAATCGAGCGTGGTGTCACCTTTATCAAAGCACAAGGTTTCTACAGCAAAGCCGATGTCAACATGATTTACTCGGTCATATATAAGAGCCAACTCCAAGAGATGAAGGAGCTTATTCATCGTATTGACCCCCACGCATTTATCACCATTACAGACGCACATGAAGTACTCGGTGAGGGATTTACTTTAGATCGAGATAAAAAACCAATAGAACGCCATTAA
- a CDS encoding phosphoglycerate dehydrogenase, with product MVFSVRTFNNINQIGLKELGNKFQIDGDHAANPDAFIIRSENLHGFDFPENLKAIARAGAGTNNIPIEEATEKGIVVFNTPGANANAVKEAVIASILLSARDYIGATAWANTLSGDDVPKQVEAGKKQFAGTEISGKTLGVIGLGAIGARIANDARRLGMNVLGYDPYVSVETAWTISSHVKRVDDLKEIFTNADYITVHVPLTDKTRGLFNADSFCQMRKGTTLINFARGELVNNADLFEAIEAGVIKNYITDFGTEEVLNKDNIIVFPHVGGSTEEAELNCAIAAGQTIRRFMETGEIINSVNFPNVKQFLDAPYRITLINKNIPNMVATITTAVSELGINIDNIINKSKGDYAYTLLDLDEADKVKIEQLVAKFEATDAIVKVRVIQNKN from the coding sequence ATGGTATTTAGCGTACGTACTTTTAACAATATCAATCAAATTGGTCTTAAGGAATTAGGCAATAAATTCCAGATTGACGGAGATCATGCAGCAAATCCAGATGCCTTTATTATTCGATCTGAAAATTTGCATGGATTTGATTTTCCTGAAAATCTAAAAGCTATTGCCCGTGCTGGTGCAGGGACTAACAATATTCCAATCGAAGAGGCAACAGAGAAAGGTATTGTTGTCTTTAACACTCCAGGTGCCAATGCCAATGCCGTAAAAGAGGCAGTCATTGCTTCCATCCTCTTGTCAGCACGTGACTATATCGGAGCGACTGCATGGGCAAATACATTGTCAGGAGATGATGTACCTAAGCAGGTTGAAGCAGGTAAAAAGCAGTTTGCTGGGACAGAAATTTCAGGTAAGACTCTTGGTGTTATCGGACTTGGTGCTATCGGTGCGCGTATTGCCAACGATGCCCGCCGTTTGGGAATGAATGTTCTCGGTTACGACCCTTATGTATCAGTAGAAACTGCATGGACCATTTCAAGCCATGTCAAACGCGTGGATGACTTGAAAGAAATCTTTACCAATGCGGACTACATTACTGTTCATGTTCCTTTGACAGATAAGACACGAGGACTTTTCAATGCGGATAGCTTTTGTCAAATGAGAAAAGGAACAACCTTGATAAACTTTGCACGCGGTGAATTGGTTAATAATGCTGATTTGTTTGAAGCAATTGAGGCAGGAGTTATCAAGAACTATATCACGGATTTTGGGACAGAAGAAGTGCTCAACAAGGACAACATTATCGTCTTCCCGCACGTTGGTGGGTCAACAGAGGAAGCAGAGCTCAACTGTGCCATTGCTGCAGGTCAGACCATTCGTCGTTTTATGGAGACGGGTGAAATTATCAACTCAGTTAACTTCCCAAATGTGAAACAATTCCTAGATGCACCGTATCGTATTACCTTGATTAATAAGAATATTCCTAATATGGTGGCAACGATCACAACGGCTGTATCTGAGTTGGGAATCAATATCGATAATATCATCAATAAGTCTAAAGGTGACTATGCCTATACTTTACTTGATTTGGATGAAGCGGATAAAGTGAAAATTGAGCAGTTGGTTGCTAAATTTGAAGCAACGGATGCAATTGTCAAAGTGCGTGTCATTCAGAATAAAAACTAA